Proteins encoded in a region of the Apium graveolens cultivar Ventura unplaced genomic scaffold, ASM990537v1 ctg3684, whole genome shotgun sequence genome:
- the LOC141701287 gene encoding putative LRR receptor-like serine/threonine-protein kinase RKF3, which translates to MMSMLMFVYFLLFLFGFLSVSLSQSNATVKCPLDFSIQSRLAEASRHSNDANMQCQLIRQGIGLVQSDYLRRTNSFLISDAFTEPCWQTVQSLFDKYPNHFDIRTVCGIQTHIFTQGCRNLTTRAQYEAKNSKFTLNSVVEACNQSLQIGEACATCTTSISALEPSYERGRNSDYNSDCIYYKCIYAAAFSNSFGPAYKHNVECLFALTFDRSESAKKHGEHLIIACSASGFLIFVMSFAVFWWLWRYKLKMIRSKKDALDSTSSDLDSICGDTTLIKFSFSEVEKATKNFSKLNIIGSGGFGNVYKGVLLDGTEVALKRFKNCSSAGDAGFSHEVEVIASVRHVNLVALRGYCIAMTQFEGHQRIIVCDMMKNGSLHDHLFGSAKKKLSWPIRQKIALGTARGLAYLHYGAQPAIIHRDIKAGNILLDDDFEPKVADFGLAKFAPEGVSHVSTRVAGTMGYVAPEYALYGQLTERSDVYSFGIVLLELLSGKKALIQGGDDPPTLIADWAWSLVKTGRPLDVVEEGTPELGPPEIMEKYIMLGVLCSHPQLYARPTMDQVVKILDSDLPIPVIPDRPTPITADVDGMENSFSSTGISSMSSFSTY; encoded by the coding sequence ATGATGTCAATGTTGATGTTTGTGTACTTCCTCCTCTTCTTATTTGGCTTTCTTTCTGTGTCCCTGTCCCAATCCAATGCCACTGTAAAATGTCCACTTGATTTCTCCATCCAAAGCCGCCTCGCTGAAGCTTCTAGACATTCCAATGATGCCAATATGCAATGCCAGTTAATACGACAAGGTATCGGTCTCGTCCAATCAGACTATCTGCGGCGCACAAACTCCTTCCTTATATCTGATGCATTCACTGAACCTTGCTGGCAAACAGTACAATCACTTTTTGATAAATACCCAAACCATTTTGATATCCGAACCGTATGTGGTATTCAGACCCACATATTTACTCAGGGCTGCCGTAACCTCACAACCAGAGCACAGTATGAAGCCAAAAACTCTAAGTTTACCTTGAACAGTGTCGTAGAAGCTTGTAACCAGTCATTACAGATTGGTGAGGCATGCGCAACATGTACTACAAGTATTAGTGCCCTTGAACCGTCTTATGAGAGGGGTCGGAACTCTGATTATAATTCTGATTGCATATATTATAAGTGCATTTATGCTGCTGCTTTTTCTAATTCGTTTGGTCCGGCTTATAAACATAATGTTGAGTGTTTATTTGCTCTTACTTTTGATAGATCTGAATCGGCCAAGAAACATGGAGAACATTTGATTATTGCTTGTTCGGCATCTGGTTTTCTGATTTTTGTGATGTCTTTCGCTGTGTTTTGGTGGCTGTGGAGATACAAGTTGAAAATGATTAGAAGCAAGAAGGACGCTTTAGATTCCACTTCTTCTGATTTGGATTCGATTTGTGGAGATACTACATTGATTAAGTTTTCCTTCAGTGAAGTTGAGAAAGCAACCAAGAATTTCTCAAAATTGAATATAATCGGGAGTGGAGGATTTGGCAATGTGTATAAAGGTGTTTTGCTAGATGGGACTGAAGTTGCGTTGAAGAGATTCAAGAATTGTTCATCTGCTGGGGATGCCGGTTTTTCTCACGAAGTTGAGGTTATTGCTAGTGTTCGCCATGTCAATCTGGTGGCTCTGAGAGGATATTGTATAGCCATGACACAATTTGAAGGTCATCAGAGGATAATTGTGTGTGATATGATGAAGAATGGGAGCTTGCATGACCATCTCTTTGGCTCGGCTAAGAAAAAATTGAGTTGGCCAATTCGACAAAAGATTGCTCTTGGAACTGCTAGAGGATTAGCTTATTTGCATTATGGAGCACAGCCTGCTATAATTCACAGGGATATTAAAGCTGGTAACATACTTTTGGATGATGACTTTGAGCCCAAAGTAGCAGATTTTGGGCTTGCAAAGTTTGCACCTGAGGGAGTGTCACACGTGAGCACTCGTGTTGCTGGAACAATGGGCTATGTTGCCCCTGAGTATGCTTTGTATGGACAATTGACAGAAAGAAGTGATGTATATAGTTTTGGAATAGTGCTTCTTGAGCTTTTAAGTGGCAAGAAGGCACTTATTCAGGGTGGGGATGATCCGCCTACTCTTATAGCAGATTGGGCGTGGTCTTTGGTTAAAACTGGAAGACCGTTAGATGTTGTTGAAGAAGGTACTCCGGAGTTGGGACCACCGGAAATTATGGAAAAGTATATAATGCTTGGTGTGCTTTGTTCCCACCCTCAATTATATGCCAGGCCTACAATGGACCAAGTTGTAAAGATCTTGGACTCGGATTTGCCAATTCCAGTAATACCTGATAGGCCTACTCCAATAACTGCTGATGTTGATGGTATGGAGAACTCCTTTAGCAGCACGGGCATAAGTTCTATGTCTAGTTTTTCCACATACTAA
- the LOC141701288 gene encoding receptor-like cytosolic serine/threonine-protein kinase RBK2 — MDKEKEDEYSPTGVLEDYLKNIESDSVSTKESTSEFEDQHFSKPTSRWAGFVQLIKTKSKRHIGTLHPFNLSRRFSSSMRENVLASPPTESDLNYFKPHWKNFTLSQLQSATNNFSHENLIGKGGYAEVYKGCLRDGQFVAIKKLTKGSPQDRIGDFLAELGIMGHVNHPNTAKLIGYGVDGGVHLVLELSPHGSLASVLHVSNRRLKWGIRYKVVMGTAEGLVYLHEGGQRRIIHRDIKAANILLTKDFEPQICDFGLAKWLPEHWTHHTVSTFEGTFGYLAPEFLMHGIVDEKTDVFAFGVLLLELISGRRALDYSQQSLVMWAKPLLKKNDIRELVDPLLFDDYNSLQMNLVVLSAFLCVQQSSIRRPRMSQILQILKGDHMSLEMVKRCRKSSYWKRYSEELFDAENHHLTAFRNSNVVNRPKQRPLQMPLHEWLV, encoded by the exons ATGGATAAAGAAAAAGAAGACGAATACTCACCTACAGGAGTACTTGAGGACTACTTAAAGAATATAGAATCCGACAGTGTCTCTACCAAAGAAAGCACTTCAGAATTTGAAGATCAACACTTCTCAAAACCCACTTCACGATGGGCCGGTTTTGTGCAATTAATCAAAACTAAGTCAAAGAGACACATAGGCACCCTGCATCCTTTTAATCTTTCTAGAAGATTTAGCAGTAGCATGAGAGAAAACGTGTTAGCAAGTCCCCCCACTGAATCAGATTTGAACTATTTTAAGCCTCATTGGAAGAATTTTACCCTCTCGCAACTTCAATCTGCTACCAACAATTTTTCCCATG AAAATCTAATTGGAAAGGGAGGTTATGCTGAAGTTTATAAAGGATGTTTGCGAGATGGCCAATTTGTTGCAATTAAGAAACTGACTAAAGGATCTCCTCAGGATAGGATAGGAGACTTTCTAGCAGAGCTTGGGATCATGGGCCATGTCAACCATCCCAACACTGCCAAGTTGATTGGGTACGGGGTTGACGGAGGCGTTCACCTTGTTTTGGAGCTCTCTCCTCATGGTAGTTTAGCGTCAGTACTTCATG TTTCAAATAGGAGATTAAAATGGGGTATTAGGTATAAGGTTGTCATGGGAACAGCTGAAGGTCTTGTTTATCTTCACGAAGGTGGTCAAAGAAGAATTATCCACAGAGATATCAAGGCTGCAAATATATTGCTTACAAAGGACTTTGAACCTCAG ATTTGTGATTTTGGGCTTGCCAAATGGCTTCCAGAGCACTGGACTCACCACACCGTGTCAACATTTGAGGGCACATTTGG CTATCTTGCTCCTGAGTTCTTGATGCATGGCATAGTAGATGAGAAAACTGATGTTTTCGCATTTGGTGTACTGCTATTGGAACTCATTAGTGGACGTCGAGCTTTGGATTACTCACAACAAAGCCTTGTGATGTGG GCAAAGCCTTTGCTCAAGAAGAATGACATAAGAGAGCTTGTTGATCCTTTACTTTTTGACGACTACAACTCCCTACAGATGAACCTCGTAGTTTTATCTGCCTTTCTGTGTGTGCAGCAGTCATCTATCAGGCGTCCTCGAATGAGTCAG ATATTACAGATTTTGAAAGGCGACCATATGAGCTTGGAGATGGTGAAAAGATGTAGAAAGTCATCATATTGGAAGAGGTACTCTGAAGAACTTTTTGATGCTGAGAATCATCATCTTACCGCATTTCGGAACTCAAATGTTGTTAACAGGCCTAAACAGAGGCCTCTGCAGATGCCTCTGCATGAATGGCTTGTTTGA
- the LOC141701279 gene encoding putative LRR receptor-like serine/threonine-protein kinase RKF3, which translates to MSFSQLFTIFIVIAEFCSFCSSQQQPTSSKTNTTVNCPLDFNVLRKLAQGSRPSNTSSDPCRLILQGLHLVQSDYLRRTNSFLPPPSSSEACWNDYQSLFKQFPDSFDIRTNCGFKTQWISQGCENITTKSHYEDRNSNTTLNTVLRACNQTLQINGAACATCTASLSTLLPADVNKGQQVEGNVSDCTAYRFIYAAAFANSFGPTNRGTAGCLFALTFNNSKSKKKHRKITFISVFSTIGLLILVLLGVGWFWLVMRKKRQLEKIKRQKEITTKWSSLNSSALDSITSSTNLIKFSFDEIQEATKNFSRSNIIGRGGYGNVYKGVLPDGTEVALKRFKNCSDAGDVDFAHEVEVIASVRHVNLVALRGYCTATTNFEGHQRIIVCELMKNGSLHDHLFGSDEKKLSWPVRQKIALGTARGLAYLHYGAQPIIIHRDIKGSNILLDDDFEPKVADFGLAKFAPEGATHVSTRVAGTMGYVAPEYALYGQLTERSDVYSFGVVLLELLSGKKALLELEEDHHTLLADWAWSLVRTGRPLDVVEEGVPELGPPDIMEKYVLLAVLCSHPQLYARPTMDEVVKILESHLPVPTIPERSMPITSDIDDIERSVGSINSVHLSTYSGYQPYIDNSAPSTPKL; encoded by the coding sequence ATGTCATTTTCCCAACTATTTACCATTTTTATTGTTATAGCTGAGTTTTGTTCTTTTTGTTCATCCCAGCAGCAACCAACCAGCTCAAAGACAAACACCACAGTGAATTGCCCGCTAGACTTCAACGTACTCCGGAAACTAGCTCAAGGTTCTAGACCTTCTAACACAAGTTCTGACCCGTGTCGATTAATTCTACAAGGCCTTCATCTCGTCCAATCTGATTACCTTCGCCGCACAAACTCATTCCTTCCACCACCCTCATCTTCTGAAGCTTGCTGGAATGACTACCAAAGTCTATTCAAACAGTTCCCTGACAGCTTTGATATTCGAACTAACTGTGGATTCAAAACACAGTGGATTTCTCAAGGCTGTGAAAATATTACAACAAAATCACACTATGAAGACAGAAACTCAAACACTACTCTAAATACTGTTTTACGGGCTTGTAACCAGACGTTGCAGATTAATGGCGCAGCTTGTGCAACATGTACTGCAAGTTTATCTACGTTGTTACCAGCTGATGTGAACAAGGGGCAGCAAGTAGAGGGGAACGTTTCGGATTGTACTGCGTACAGGTTCATTTATGCTGCTGCTTTTGCTAATTCTTTTGGTCCAACTAATAGAGGCACTGCTGGATGTTTGTTTGCTCTTACTTTTAATAACTCTAAGTCCAAAAAGAAACATAGAAAGATCACTTTTATTTCTGTGTTTTCGACAATTGGACTTTTGATCTTGGTATTGTTGGGAGTTGGTTGGTTTTGGTTGGTTATGAGGAAAAAGAGGCAGCTAGAAAAGATAAAGAGACAAAAGGAGATTACTACAAAATGGAGCAGTTTAAATTCATCTGCTCTCGATTCAATTACTAGTAGTACGAATTTGATTAAGTTCTCGTTTGATGAAATTCAGGAGGCGACCAAGAATTTCTCAAGGTCGAATATTATTGGGAGGGGAGGATATGGTAATGTGTATAAAGGTGTTTTACCTGATGGGACTGAAGTTGCATTAAAGAGGTTCAAGAATTGTTCAGATGCTGGGGATGTGGATTTTGCTCATGAAGTTGAGGTTATTGCCAGCGTTCGCCATGTGAATTTAGTGGCTTTGAGAGGGTATTGTACAGCCACAACAAATTTTGAAGGGCATCAGAGGATTATTGTGTGTGAATTGATGAAGAATGGGAGCTTACATGACCATCTTTTTGGCTCAGATGAAAAGAAATTGAGTTGGCCAGTTCGACAAAAGATTGCTCTTGGAACAGCTAGAGGATTGGCTTATTTGCATTACGGGGCACAACCTATTATAATTCACAGGGACATTAAGGGTAGTAACATACTACTGGATGATGACTTTGAGCCTAAAGTTGCAGATTTTGGGCTTGCAAAGTTTGCACCGGAGGGAGCAACACACGTGAGCACTCGAGTTGCTGGAACAATGGGTTATGTTGCCCCAGAGTATGCTTTATATGGGCAGCTGACTGAAAGAAGTGATGTTTATAGTTTTGGGGTTGTTCTTCTTGAGCTTTTGAGTGGGAAAAAGGCACTGCTTGAGCTTGAGGAGGACCATCATACCCTTTTGGCAGATTGGGCATGGTCATTGGTTAGGACAGGGAGGCCATTGGACGTTGTTGAGGAAGGCGTTCCAGAGTTAGGGCCACCGGATATTATGGAAAAGTATGTACTACTTGCTGTGCTTTGTTCTCATCCTCAGTTGTACGCCAGGCCTACAATGGATGAAGTGGTGAAGATCTTGGAATCTCATTTGCCAGTTCCAACGATACCTGAGCGGTCTATGCCTATTACTTCTGATATTGATGATATAGAGAGATCCGTTGGCAGTATCAACTCGGTTCATTTGTCCACTTATTCTGGCTATCAGCCATACATTGATAATTCAGCCCCTTCCACCCCAAAACTGTAG
- the LOC141701280 gene encoding putative LRR receptor-like serine/threonine-protein kinase RKF3 produces the protein MNLKLMSMSTSLFIFIGFISISLSHSTTATAKCPLDFTILSRLRQASRNSKNDITQCVSILQGIRLVQSEYLLRTNTFLVSTAFTESCWQSLQSVFNEYPKHFDIRSTCNFQAQSITQGCHNITTKAQYEAKNSLSTLNNVEKACKSSVYNSKSCAICNSFISRLEPYGTSSKVPPNDVMTGRNISYRSECVGYKSIYAAAFDTISGPTDPHNAKCFFDLTFDRSKQNKKLRKTLISVFSASGFLILVIALVGVWWMWRNKLEKKKSEEVLVSNLSHLDSIGVNNALIKFSYSEVEKATKNFTRINIIGRGGYGNVYKGVLPDRTEVAIKRFKNCSPTGNDSFAHEVKIIASVRHVNLVALRGYCIAKTNSEGHQRIIVCDLMKNGSLHDHLFDSDEKKLSWPIRQKIALGIAKGLAYLHNGAQPSIIHRDIKASNILLDDEFEPKLADFGLAKIAPEGVSHVSTHVAGTMGYVAPEYALYGKLTERSDVYSFGVVLLELLSGKKALLKHEDDQHTLLADWAWSLVKVKRTLDIVEEGTPELGLPEIMEKYVLLAVLCSHPQLYARPTMDHVVKILDSNYPVPVIPERPDPFTMNVDGTETSICSIGSSCMSSYSTY, from the coding sequence ATGAATCTCAAACTAATGTCGATGTCCACATCTCTCTTCATCTTCATTGGCTTCATTTCTATATCGTTGTCCCATTCCACCACTGCCACTGCCAAATGTCCACTTGATTTCACCATCCTCAGTCGCCTGCGCCAAGCTTCTAGAAATTCCAAGAATGATATCACTCAATGTGTCTCAATCCTGCAAGGCATCCGTCTTGTCCAGTCCGAGTATCTCCTCCGCACTAACACATTCCTTGTCTCCACTGCGTTTACTGAATCTTGTTGGCAATCACTGCAATCAGTTTTCAATGAATACCCGAAGCATTTTGATATCCGATCCACGTGTAACTTTCAGGCGCAATCCATTACTCAGGGCTGCCATAACATCACAACTAAGGCGCAGTATGAAGCTAAAAACTCTTTGTCAACTTTAAACAATGTAGAGAAAGCTTGTAAGAGCTCAGTGTACAACAGCAAGTCTTGCGCAATATGTAATTCATTTATTAGTAGACTTGAACCGTATGGTACTAGTAGTAAGGTTCCGCCAAATGATGTTATGACAGGTCGGAACATATCATACAGATCCGAGTGTGTGGGATATAAGTCGATTTATGCAGCTGCTTTTGATACTATCTCTGGCCCAACTGATCCTCATAATGCCAAGTGCTTTTTTGATCTAACTTTTGATAGATCTAAACAGAACAAGAAACTTAGGAAGACTTTGATCTCTGTGTTCTCGGCATCTGGATTTTTAATTTTGGTGATAGCTTTAGTTGGAGTCTGGTGGATGTGGAGAAATAAGCTGGAAAAGAAGAAGAGTGAGGAGGTTTTGGTTTCTAATCTTTCTCATTTGGACTCGATTGGTGTAAATAATGCATTAATTAAGTTCTCCTATAGTGAAGTTGAGAAAGCAACCAAGAATTTCACGAGGATAAATATTATTGGGAGAGGAGGATATGGTAATGTTTACAAGGGGGTTTTGCCAGATAGGACTGAAGTTGCTATTAAGAGGTTTAAGAATTGTTCTCCTACCGGGAATGATAGTTTTGCTCATGAAGTTAAAATTATTGCAAGCGTTCGCCATGTCAATCTGGTGGCGCTCCGAGGTTACTGTATAGCCAAGACAAATTCTGaaggccatcaacggataattgTATGTGATTTAATGAAAAATGGGAGCTTGCATGACCATCTCTTTGATTCGGATGAGAAGAAGTTGAGTTGGCCAATTCGACAAAAGATTGCACTTGGAATAGCCAAGGGATTGGCCTATTTGCATAATGGGGCACAACCTTCTATAATTCATAGGGATATTAAAGCAAGTAATATACTTTTGGATGATGAATTTGAGCCCAAACTCGCAGATTTTGGGCTTGCAAAGATTGCACCCGAGGGAGTTTCACATGTAAGCACCCATGTCGCTGGAACAATGGGTTATGTTGCCCCTGAGTATGCTCTGTATGGGAAGTTGACAGAGAGAAGTGATGTTTATAGTTTTGGGGTTGTGCTTCTTGAGCTTTTGAGTGGGAAAAAGGCACTTCTTAAGCATGAAGATGACCAGCATACTCTTCTCGCTGATTGGGCATGGTCATTGGTTAAAGTTAAAAGAACACTAGATATAGTTGAAGAAGGTACCCCAGAGTTGGGACTGCCAGAAATAATGGAAAAGTATGTATTGCTTGCAGTTCTTTGTTCTCACCCTCAATTATATGCCAGGCCTACAATGGACCATGTTGTTAAGATTCTGGACTCGAATTACCCAGTTCCCGTTATACCTGAGAGGCCTGATCCATTTACAATGAATGTTGATGGTACTGAAACATCCATTTGCAGCATTGGCTCGAGTTGTATGTCTAGTTATTCTACATACTAG